One Primulina huaijiensis isolate GDHJ02 chromosome 8, ASM1229523v2, whole genome shotgun sequence genomic region harbors:
- the LOC140982450 gene encoding pelargonidin 3-O-(6-caffeoylglucoside) 5-O-(6-O-malonylglucoside) 4'''-malonyltransferase-like: MKMEILSRRFIKPCNPTPHNLKSYKISLLDEMSPSMNVAVIMFYYRPGNLHLLEESLGRILVQFYPLAGRYMKQNQTVDCNDEGADFVEAQADCGLHDFIKVDADCGRLLHDLLPCELGAVDQITDPLLSIQVTKFKCGGLSIGVCVSHRVFDASSLSTFIAAWAADAATVGLTSRKNLAENIINPSFDSVSLWPGRNLASMDREPSRKRDPAFVTKRILFNKEVIKSLKDKMNGNGTINLLDLGFLRAQTQRKF, encoded by the exons ATGAAGATGGAAATATTGAGCAGAAGGTTTATTAAACCATGCAACCCAACTCCCCATAACCTTAAGAGCTACAAAATTTCATTGCTTGATGAGATGTCTCCTTCGATGAATGTGGCGGTGATTATGTTCTACTACAGGCCGGGTAACCTCCATTTGTTGGAAGAATCATTGGGTAGAATTTTGGTACAATTTTACCCACTTGCAGGAAGATATATGAAGCAAAATCAAACAGTTGATTGCAATGATGAAGGGGCAGATTTTGTGGAAGCTCAAGCTGATTGTGGGCTGCATGACTTTATCAAAGTTGATGCAGATTGTGGCCGATTGCTCCATGACTTGCTTCCATGTGAATTAG GTGCGGTTGATCAAATCACTGATCCATTACTATCAATTCAAGTCACGAAATTCAAGTGCGGCGGGCTTTCTATTGGTGTTTGCGTTTCACATAGAGTGTTTGATGCTTCTTCACTAAGCACGTTCATTGCTGCTTGGGCAGCAGATGCAGCTACCGTTGGTCTAACATCAAGAAAGAACCTTGCCGAAAATATCATTAACCCAAGTTTCGACTCCGTTTCTTTGTGGCCTGGGAGGAATCTTGCATCCATGGACCGTGAACCATCGAGGAAAAGGGATCCCGCATTTGTTACCAAAAGGATTTTATTCAACAAAGAAGTTATAAAAAGTTTAAAGGATAAAATGAATGGAAATGGTACCATCaatctgttggatctcggttttctacgtgcccaaacgcagcggaagttttaa